One genomic region from Terriglobus aquaticus encodes:
- a CDS encoding proline--tRNA ligase yields MQRWSTLFIPTLREAPADAEVASHQLLLRAGYIRQLGAGIYSYLPLGWRAVNKIVGIVREEMDKIAQEFYLPALNPREVWEESGRWTGMGDNMFRLKDRKGADLALGMTHEEVMTSIARNELRSYKQLPQIWYQIQTKFRDEPRPKSGLLRVRQFTMKDSYSFDIDQAGLDKSYDLHDAAYRRIFTRCGLEFVGVDADSGAMGGSQSQEFMVYTEAGEDWIASARDENGTVVYAANIEKATSKLDDIQDLEPTGDGLPELVHTPGKAAIADVAEFFGISAAQDIKCVAYMGQAPGPDGTTLEKPVIAFLRGDHQVNETKLAGAARCDDLRPMQADELQRYFDGPAGYLGPIGLTVLPADAFAVNRGFYDAAALGKAKSLSAEVASIFKNERAATVVLDSALEGRKNLVAGANKQDYHFRNVTPGRDFKWTVAADIRNVSAGEPDPVAGLPLRLGKAVEIGHIFKLGYKYSESMGARVLDRNGKETTPIMGSYGIGIERILTAAIEQSAARFGKNDRGEWSYALPAAIAPYPVVVTVTKQSDTALAEAGEKIATALHAAGVDVLLDDRDGSAGVKFKDADLIGAPYRVNIGKKLADGQVELVDRLRGETLDVAVDDVVPAVRKRLAAASNL; encoded by the coding sequence ATGCAACGCTGGTCCACCCTGTTCATCCCCACCCTGCGCGAAGCTCCTGCCGATGCCGAGGTCGCCAGCCATCAACTGCTGTTGCGCGCGGGCTACATCCGACAGTTGGGCGCGGGCATTTACAGCTATCTGCCGCTTGGCTGGCGCGCGGTGAACAAGATCGTCGGCATCGTCCGCGAAGAGATGGACAAGATCGCGCAGGAGTTCTACTTGCCCGCACTGAACCCGCGCGAGGTGTGGGAAGAGAGCGGCCGATGGACCGGCATGGGCGACAACATGTTTCGCCTGAAAGATCGCAAGGGCGCGGACCTGGCCCTGGGCATGACCCACGAAGAGGTGATGACCAGCATCGCTCGCAACGAACTGCGCAGCTACAAGCAACTGCCGCAGATCTGGTACCAGATCCAGACCAAGTTCCGCGACGAGCCACGGCCCAAGAGCGGTCTGTTGCGTGTGCGCCAGTTCACGATGAAGGATTCGTATTCGTTCGACATCGACCAGGCCGGTCTGGACAAGAGCTACGACCTGCACGACGCTGCGTACCGCCGCATCTTCACGCGCTGCGGCCTGGAGTTTGTGGGAGTGGACGCCGACTCGGGCGCGATGGGCGGATCGCAGTCGCAGGAGTTCATGGTGTACACCGAGGCCGGTGAGGACTGGATCGCGAGCGCGCGCGACGAGAACGGCACCGTGGTCTATGCCGCCAACATCGAGAAAGCCACGTCCAAGCTCGACGACATTCAGGACCTGGAGCCCACTGGCGATGGCCTGCCCGAACTCGTCCACACGCCCGGCAAAGCAGCCATCGCGGATGTGGCGGAGTTCTTCGGCATCTCCGCCGCACAGGACATCAAGTGCGTCGCCTACATGGGCCAGGCACCCGGCCCGGACGGCACCACGCTGGAAAAACCGGTGATTGCGTTCCTGCGTGGCGATCACCAGGTGAACGAGACGAAACTGGCCGGTGCCGCTCGCTGCGATGATCTGCGCCCGATGCAGGCGGACGAACTTCAGCGCTACTTTGACGGCCCTGCCGGCTATCTAGGCCCCATCGGCCTTACCGTGCTGCCGGCCGACGCCTTCGCAGTCAACCGCGGCTTTTACGACGCCGCAGCGCTGGGCAAAGCGAAGTCGTTGAGCGCGGAGGTTGCCAGCATCTTCAAGAACGAGCGCGCAGCAACCGTGGTGCTCGACTCCGCCCTGGAGGGCCGCAAGAACCTGGTCGCCGGTGCCAACAAGCAGGACTATCACTTCCGCAACGTGACGCCCGGGCGCGACTTCAAGTGGACCGTCGCTGCGGACATTCGCAACGTAAGCGCGGGCGAGCCCGACCCCGTCGCCGGCCTGCCGCTACGGCTGGGCAAGGCGGTCGAGATCGGTCACATCTTCAAGCTGGGCTACAAATATTCGGAGTCCATGGGCGCGCGCGTTCTGGACAGGAACGGCAAGGAAACCACGCCGATCATGGGATCGTACGGCATCGGCATTGAGCGCATCCTGACCGCCGCGATCGAGCAGAGCGCGGCCAGGTTCGGCAAGAACGATCGCGGCGAATGGAGCTATGCCCTGCCCGCCGCCATCGCACCGTATCCGGTTGTTGTCACCGTCACCAAGCAAAGCGATACCGCGCTGGCCGAGGCCGGCGAGAAGATCGCCACAGCTCTCCACGCCGCGGGCGTCGACGTTCTGCTGGACGACCGCGACGGCTCTGCCGGTGTGAAGTTCAAAGATGCCGACCTCATCGGGGCGCCCTACCGCGTGAACATCGGCAAAAAGCTGGCCGACGGGCAAGTGGAGCTGGTGGACCGTCTGCGCGGCGAGACGCTGGATGTCGCAGTGGACGATGTGGTTCCGGCCGTGCGCAAGCGGCTGGCGGCTGCGTCGAACCTTTAG
- a CDS encoding transglycosylase domain-containing protein — translation MAVKVRLGNSGRYDQGSMRGVRRGRPLWQRAMLFLGAVALVFAVIGGVIYAYYYHQYEQIVDERLAAGPLFVSTSQIYAAPREIRPGQHFTVEQIAQDLRKAGYNVNQRMGTYQLLAGSISIKPGPASFHSPDGATITDDGTSIAKITADNGVELRSYELEPQLITGLSEDKNRTKRRLITYSQIPKVLVQAVTAIEDRRFFEHGGVNFYRLAGCAVEDAVSGKKECGGSTLTMQLARGFFLSPKKDITRKLREIMITLQLESRFSKEQIFEMYANQINLGQRGSFAINGFGEAAQAYFGKDVTRLNVAEAAMLAGLIQRPNYFNPFRHPERMLERRNVVLKSMIETGALTEAQSEAAQAEPLHLVPQNIDANEAPYFVDLVHDQLNSRLGDTTQSGTLRIYTSLDPDLQRAASEAVDVGMRQVDEEVRRLHHGEANFPMPQVALVALNPHTGQVLALVGGRNYGQSQLNHATSKRPTGSIFKPFVYATAEMDTVRGQQIGSTVDDEGNQTGGGMFTAVTPLSDVPTTFTYDNGRSTYTPRNFKGAFHGTVTAIYALAHSLNNATVSLGQQVGFENVAALGRASGVVTAKGTPAVALGAYDATPLDMAGAYTVFANGGVHITPWMLKAVRNDKADIVADFTPEASQVMDPKAAYLTQSLLQGVMDFGYGVAVRQRGFKAPAAGKTGTSHDAWFAAYSSNLLCVVWVGNDDYTDIKLTGAVAAAPIWAEFMNRAARLPQYSDMQSFTAPDGITSVKLDKVTNLLADETCPNDYVAAFLEGTQPQSTCSRMGGNTNNLGDLLGSFDGAGGGTRAPDGAPSPNPPNSLPDGTPGEPQDRKHRNFFQKLFGGGGDDRRDRQSAPPDPQ, via the coding sequence ATGGCAGTGAAGGTAAGGCTCGGGAACAGCGGCCGGTACGACCAGGGATCGATGCGCGGCGTGCGGCGGGGCCGTCCGTTGTGGCAGCGGGCCATGCTCTTTCTGGGCGCGGTTGCGCTCGTCTTCGCCGTGATCGGCGGCGTGATCTACGCCTACTACTACCACCAGTACGAACAGATTGTGGACGAGCGCCTGGCGGCGGGCCCGCTGTTTGTGTCCACATCGCAGATCTACGCCGCGCCGCGCGAGATCCGCCCCGGTCAGCACTTCACCGTAGAACAGATCGCGCAGGACCTCCGCAAGGCTGGCTACAACGTGAACCAGCGCATGGGTACCTACCAGTTGCTGGCGGGCAGCATCAGCATCAAGCCGGGCCCGGCGTCGTTTCACTCGCCTGACGGCGCCACCATCACCGACGATGGAACCAGCATCGCCAAGATCACCGCCGACAACGGTGTAGAGTTGCGCAGCTATGAGCTGGAGCCGCAACTGATCACAGGCCTGAGCGAAGACAAAAACCGCACCAAGCGCCGCCTCATCACCTACTCGCAAATACCCAAGGTGCTGGTGCAGGCCGTGACGGCGATCGAGGACCGTCGCTTCTTTGAGCATGGCGGCGTTAACTTCTACCGGCTGGCCGGCTGCGCCGTGGAAGACGCGGTCAGCGGCAAGAAGGAATGTGGCGGATCGACGCTGACCATGCAGTTGGCGCGCGGGTTCTTCCTGTCTCCCAAGAAGGACATCACCCGCAAGCTGCGCGAGATCATGATCACGTTGCAGCTTGAATCGCGCTTCAGCAAAGAGCAGATCTTTGAGATGTACGCCAACCAGATCAACCTGGGGCAGCGCGGATCGTTTGCGATCAACGGCTTCGGCGAGGCGGCGCAGGCGTATTTCGGCAAAGACGTAACCCGGCTGAACGTGGCAGAGGCGGCGATGCTGGCCGGGCTCATCCAGCGCCCAAACTACTTCAACCCCTTCCGCCACCCGGAGCGCATGCTGGAGCGGCGCAACGTGGTGCTGAAGTCGATGATCGAGACCGGCGCGCTTACGGAGGCGCAGTCCGAAGCGGCGCAGGCCGAACCGCTGCACCTGGTGCCACAGAACATTGACGCAAACGAAGCGCCCTACTTCGTCGACCTGGTGCACGATCAGCTCAACTCGCGGCTGGGCGACACCACCCAGAGCGGAACTCTGCGGATCTACACCTCCCTCGATCCCGACCTGCAGCGTGCGGCCAGTGAAGCCGTCGATGTGGGCATGCGGCAGGTAGACGAGGAAGTCCGGCGCCTGCACCATGGCGAGGCGAACTTCCCCATGCCACAGGTGGCGCTGGTTGCGCTGAACCCGCACACCGGCCAGGTGCTGGCGCTGGTGGGCGGCCGCAACTACGGCCAGTCCCAGTTGAACCACGCCACCAGCAAGCGGCCTACAGGCTCCATCTTCAAGCCGTTTGTGTATGCCACCGCCGAGATGGACACGGTGCGCGGCCAGCAGATCGGCTCTACCGTGGACGACGAGGGCAACCAGACCGGCGGCGGCATGTTTACCGCCGTCACCCCGCTCAGCGATGTGCCCACCACCTTCACTTACGACAACGGCCGCTCGACCTATACCCCGCGTAATTTCAAGGGCGCCTTCCACGGCACGGTGACGGCAATCTATGCGCTGGCGCACTCGCTGAACAATGCGACAGTGTCGCTGGGCCAGCAGGTGGGCTTCGAAAACGTGGCGGCACTGGGCAGGGCCAGCGGTGTGGTGACTGCCAAAGGCACACCAGCCGTTGCCTTGGGCGCGTACGATGCCACGCCGCTGGACATGGCGGGCGCGTACACCGTCTTCGCCAACGGCGGAGTCCACATCACCCCGTGGATGCTCAAGGCCGTACGCAACGATAAGGCCGACATTGTGGCCGACTTCACGCCGGAAGCGTCGCAGGTGATGGACCCCAAGGCGGCCTACCTGACGCAGTCACTACTGCAGGGCGTCATGGATTTCGGCTACGGCGTAGCCGTTCGGCAGAGAGGTTTCAAGGCGCCAGCCGCAGGCAAAACCGGCACCAGCCACGACGCCTGGTTCGCCGCCTACTCCAGCAACCTGCTTTGCGTAGTCTGGGTGGGCAACGACGATTACACAGACATCAAGCTGACCGGTGCAGTTGCCGCCGCGCCGATCTGGGCGGAGTTCATGAACCGCGCCGCCCGGCTGCCGCAGTACAGCGATATGCAGTCGTTCACGGCACCAGACGGCATCACCAGCGTGAAGCTGGACAAGGTCACCAACCTGCTAGCAGACGAAACCTGCCCCAACGACTACGTCGCCGCCTTTTTAGAGGGAACGCAGCCGCAAAGCACTTGCAGCCGCATGGGCGGAAATACAAACAATCTCGGAGACTTGCTGGGGAGCTTCGACGGCGCGGGCGGCGGCACCCGGGCGCCGGACGGGGCGCCGTCTCCCAACCCGCCCAACTCGCTCCCGGATGGCACTCCCGGCGAGCCGCAGGATCGCAAGCATCGCAACTTCTTTCAAAAGCTCTTTGGCGGGGGCGGCGACGATCGCAGGGATCGGCAGAGCGCACCTCCTGACCCTCAGTAG
- a CDS encoding TlpA family protein disulfide reductase has translation MRNALVGGLIVVVVALLVVSGIRSNQRRKAEEAKQPQIQAMQVDKPGATASISEAASQFGSAPDLRGKPAPVFTLTSMDGKRVSLNDLKGKPVLLNFWATWCAPCKVEMPWFEEFNKKYAGQGLQVVGVDEDDEVKPDKLKSEVADTVKRLNVSYSILLSDHKIGDAYGGLDMLPATFYIDKNGVVRAEAIGLASKDEAEANVQKILQ, from the coding sequence ATGCGGAACGCGCTGGTAGGTGGATTGATCGTGGTCGTGGTTGCGCTGCTGGTAGTGTCTGGCATTCGCAGCAACCAGAGGCGCAAAGCCGAAGAGGCCAAGCAGCCGCAGATTCAGGCGATGCAGGTGGACAAGCCGGGAGCGACCGCCTCCATCAGCGAGGCCGCATCGCAGTTCGGTTCCGCACCCGATCTTCGCGGCAAGCCCGCACCTGTATTCACCTTGACCAGCATGGACGGCAAGCGGGTGAGCCTGAACGACCTGAAGGGCAAGCCCGTGCTTCTGAACTTCTGGGCGACATGGTGCGCCCCATGCAAGGTGGAAATGCCCTGGTTCGAGGAGTTTAATAAAAAATATGCCGGGCAGGGTCTGCAGGTGGTCGGCGTCGATGAAGACGACGAGGTGAAACCCGACAAGCTGAAGAGCGAAGTGGCCGACACGGTGAAGCGCCTGAACGTGTCGTACTCGATCCTGCTGAGCGATCACAAGATCGGCGATGCATACGGCGGCTTAGACATGCTGCCGGCGACGTTCTACATCGACAAGAATGGCGTGGTTCGTGCGGAAGCGATCGGCTTGGCCAGCAAGGACGAAGCCGAAGCCAACGTCCAGAAGATCCTGCAGTAG
- a CDS encoding protein-disulfide reductase DsbD N-terminal domain-containing protein encodes MQAVSTRTRITYAVCFALVLVVAFAALFFVARRVGAQAIDLGQSTRPAAKGHVQFAAEPQTIAANKPATVLLHFHVDPGFHINSHTPKSEMLIPTKIAIGEGDGIKVQTVDFPAGQPYSFSFEPQTKLDVYTNEVVLTAHVVAQPGQRSLIGVLRYQACDQAACYPPKTLPVEQPFTAR; translated from the coding sequence ATGCAAGCTGTTTCCACACGGACCCGCATCACCTACGCTGTTTGCTTTGCACTCGTGCTGGTCGTGGCGTTTGCCGCGCTTTTCTTTGTGGCCCGGCGAGTAGGCGCGCAGGCGATCGACCTCGGTCAATCCACCAGGCCCGCCGCGAAAGGCCACGTGCAGTTCGCCGCGGAGCCGCAGACGATTGCAGCAAACAAGCCGGCGACCGTCCTGCTGCACTTCCACGTGGATCCCGGTTTCCACATCAACTCGCACACGCCGAAGAGCGAAATGCTAATCCCGACCAAGATCGCCATCGGCGAAGGCGACGGGATCAAGGTGCAGACGGTTGATTTTCCGGCAGGCCAGCCGTACAGCTTCAGCTTCGAACCGCAGACCAAGCTGGATGTTTACACCAACGAGGTGGTGCTCACTGCTCACGTCGTCGCGCAACCGGGCCAGCGTAGCCTCATCGGCGTTCTGCGTTACCAGGCCTGCGACCAGGCCGCGTGCTACCCGCCCAAGACGCTGCCAGTGGAGCAGCCATTCACCGCGCGCTAG
- a CDS encoding helix-turn-helix domain-containing protein has product MSYSIPRLSYAPTSRPANMPPATLSGSYGAMRPAPTERTLPKDVSTRFGNRLRELRRERNMTQLRMATDFGIDRSFISDVERGRKSISLPMLEVIALGMRVSLSDLLRDL; this is encoded by the coding sequence ATGTCGTATTCCATTCCCAGACTGTCTTACGCTCCCACCAGCCGTCCCGCGAATATGCCTCCAGCGACCCTTTCGGGCAGCTACGGAGCCATGCGGCCGGCCCCAACCGAGAGAACGTTGCCGAAGGATGTGAGCACTCGCTTCGGGAACCGCCTCCGTGAACTGCGCCGTGAACGCAACATGACCCAGTTGCGCATGGCAACCGATTTCGGAATCGATCGCAGCTTCATCAGCGACGTGGAGCGCGGCCGCAAGTCGATCTCCCTGCCCATGCTGGAAGTCATCGCCTTGGGCATGCGTGTTTCGCTGTCCGACCTGCTGCGCGACCTGTAA
- a CDS encoding Ig-like domain-containing protein gives MSIRSTLRGFATALLPLLAGSCALAQIRPVSVTPSSNPTQQRNAVSAFGHLPLGFQPNRGQSDPAVQFVARTPESTVYLTGADAVLETATFGKDAHGQARLKTDMAVRMHLVGGNATPSASTGDVLPGTVNYLRGNDHSQWHTGLPQYNSVSLAEVYPGVDLKYYGHGSTLEYDFVVAANADPTQIQLQFQGTKAHANQDGGLVLPTANGSELRFDKPVAYQQIDGKRVPVAAEFQIADGRVGFKLGSYDHSRDLVIDPTLVYTGTLGTGVQQTNLSQIAVASSGELYMLGTTNDSTFPVTANAYQGTCGPAAPNYGQYCSGSGQTAAFVAKLSADGTSLVYATYLSGTQSYEYGDALTVDSAGVAYLFGRTGSDTFPVTPDAFQAHCIAGVPNFPGGVQAQCDGYYARGGGAGYQSLNTPAYFAKLSADGSRLLYSSYLGGTTPVYPNSIQLDATGNIYLSGQVNVFSTADLTPGQLPTSNSQFPGITSSGYLTVASAANGHGNDQGIGIAAFLSKFSNDGHTLLYGTFFGDNTTGADTYPTTMTVGANGVAFLGGYTDATNLPVTAGAIKAACTSPGTNYGGMYCNTIDGYVAAIDTTKSGSASLVYSTRLGGTATSQGSNIPDQQVLGLVADSSNNVYVTGYTFESTFPVGTGGFQATCPNNTGNIDPTASGYIDRCDSTFVVKLNTKGTQILAGTFLGGPHLRSAESKGYQVRLDSKGQVYVYGYSSDGGGDFPQVNPLQAYHSGNNLAISTFTADLSKLLFSTRFTNPSYQDHSVSVAGGLALDGADNIYFTGATTDTMFAATTGTYQTAATTGAGNHPFFVKLSKVLQPTQVTASATPNPASQGANVTYKAVVAGLYQTTPALTGTVTFQFTNTTPATKIGTGTVDSTGTATFTGTAPAAGTYTLTASYGGDTNYDVSTSSAVTFTANSTATTSTTVLSSTPTAPVGSSVSFTAAVTSTASGTPTGTVTFYDGNPTAGGTQLGTGSVTGAHATFATNSLAVGTHTIYAVYGGDTNFAASTGSVTQVIVQKVATTTQLTSSAATAATGAAVTLTATVTAATTGVPTGTVTFLQGTTTLGTGTLNSSGVATLQISTLPVGSNSIVASYGGDSNFLASNSAAYTQTITAATIAISVSPTTLTVTHGSSGTATITATPTGAYSGALSFSCGTLPSNASCSFQPATLTFSSSSTAQTTTLTFSTQAATQALLRRDSLGMRLTQVVAATLFLPLGLAGFAFRRHRLGLLLMLVVLTTAVAGISGCGGSSTPSTPTTPVGTYTVPLVVTVNGTTSTTPLTVVVQ, from the coding sequence ATGTCTATTCGATCCACCTTGCGTGGCTTCGCCACCGCATTGCTGCCGCTGTTGGCTGGTAGCTGCGCGCTTGCGCAGATTCGACCGGTCTCTGTCACGCCTTCTTCCAACCCAACGCAGCAGCGCAACGCGGTCAGCGCGTTCGGGCACCTGCCGCTCGGCTTTCAACCCAACCGCGGCCAGTCCGACCCTGCGGTTCAGTTCGTCGCGCGCACGCCCGAGTCCACGGTTTACCTGACCGGTGCCGATGCTGTGCTCGAAACCGCAACCTTCGGCAAGGACGCCCACGGCCAGGCACGGTTGAAAACCGACATGGCTGTGCGCATGCACCTGGTGGGCGGAAATGCGACTCCGTCAGCGAGTACCGGCGATGTGCTGCCCGGCACGGTCAACTACCTGCGCGGCAATGACCACAGCCAATGGCACACCGGCCTGCCGCAGTACAACAGTGTCAGCCTGGCTGAGGTATACCCGGGCGTCGACCTGAAGTACTACGGCCACGGATCGACACTCGAATACGACTTCGTGGTGGCAGCAAATGCAGATCCCACGCAGATTCAACTGCAGTTCCAAGGCACCAAGGCGCATGCAAACCAGGACGGTGGACTTGTGCTGCCCACCGCAAACGGAAGCGAGCTTCGCTTCGACAAGCCAGTCGCCTATCAGCAGATAGACGGTAAGCGCGTGCCCGTTGCCGCGGAGTTCCAGATTGCCGACGGACGTGTCGGCTTCAAGCTCGGCAGCTATGATCACAGCCGCGATCTGGTCATCGATCCCACGCTTGTCTACACCGGAACTCTCGGTACCGGCGTGCAACAGACCAACTTGAGCCAGATCGCTGTGGCCAGCTCGGGCGAGCTTTACATGCTCGGCACCACCAACGACTCCACGTTTCCTGTCACGGCCAACGCCTACCAGGGCACCTGCGGGCCGGCCGCGCCGAACTATGGTCAGTACTGCAGCGGCAGCGGGCAGACGGCGGCATTCGTCGCCAAGTTGAGCGCGGATGGCACCAGTCTGGTCTACGCCACCTACCTCTCCGGCACACAGTCCTACGAGTACGGCGACGCCCTCACGGTGGACTCCGCCGGCGTGGCCTACCTGTTCGGCCGCACCGGGTCAGATACATTCCCGGTGACGCCGGACGCGTTTCAAGCTCATTGCATTGCAGGTGTCCCAAACTTTCCCGGCGGGGTCCAGGCCCAGTGCGACGGCTACTACGCCCGTGGCGGCGGTGCCGGCTACCAGTCGCTGAATACGCCCGCTTACTTCGCCAAGCTCAGCGCCGATGGCAGCCGGCTGCTTTACTCCAGCTATCTTGGCGGCACCACCCCCGTGTATCCGAACTCGATTCAGCTGGATGCAACGGGCAACATTTACCTGTCCGGTCAGGTCAACGTCTTCAGCACCGCCGACCTCACCCCAGGACAACTGCCGACCAGCAACTCCCAGTTTCCCGGCATTACATCCAGCGGATACTTGACCGTAGCCAGCGCGGCAAATGGCCACGGCAACGATCAGGGTATCGGCATCGCGGCGTTCCTCAGTAAATTCTCCAACGACGGTCACACGCTGCTGTACGGCACCTTTTTCGGTGACAACACCACCGGTGCAGACACCTACCCAACGACCATGACGGTCGGCGCCAACGGGGTGGCCTTCCTCGGCGGCTACACCGACGCGACGAATCTGCCAGTCACCGCCGGAGCGATCAAGGCTGCCTGCACCTCGCCCGGCACAAACTATGGCGGCATGTACTGCAACACGATCGACGGCTATGTTGCCGCGATCGACACCACCAAGTCCGGTTCAGCCTCACTGGTTTACTCCACGCGTCTGGGGGGCACCGCCACCTCGCAGGGCAGCAATATTCCCGACCAGCAGGTACTAGGCCTGGTGGCCGACAGCAGCAACAACGTCTACGTGACCGGCTACACGTTCGAGTCCACCTTTCCCGTCGGCACTGGCGGGTTCCAGGCGACCTGCCCCAACAACACTGGAAACATCGATCCCACTGCATCCGGCTACATCGATCGCTGTGATTCGACGTTTGTTGTCAAGCTCAACACCAAAGGAACCCAGATCCTCGCAGGCACATTCCTAGGCGGTCCGCACCTGCGATCGGCAGAGTCCAAGGGCTACCAGGTTCGACTGGACAGCAAGGGCCAGGTTTACGTCTACGGCTACTCCTCGGACGGCGGCGGCGACTTCCCACAGGTCAATCCGCTGCAGGCGTATCACAGCGGCAACAATCTCGCGATCAGCACCTTCACCGCAGACCTGAGCAAGCTGCTCTTCTCTACTCGTTTCACGAATCCGAGTTACCAGGACCACAGCGTCTCGGTCGCGGGCGGCCTCGCTCTCGACGGCGCGGACAACATCTACTTCACCGGCGCTACGACGGACACGATGTTTGCCGCAACAACAGGCACCTATCAGACCGCGGCAACCACCGGAGCAGGGAATCACCCCTTCTTCGTGAAGCTGAGCAAGGTGCTGCAGCCCACCCAAGTGACTGCAAGCGCCACCCCGAACCCGGCAAGCCAAGGTGCGAATGTTACTTATAAGGCGGTGGTCGCCGGACTTTATCAGACCACGCCGGCGCTGACGGGTACCGTGACCTTCCAGTTCACTAACACCACACCCGCGACCAAGATCGGCACCGGAACTGTGGACAGCACGGGCACCGCAACCTTCACGGGCACGGCACCCGCGGCCGGCACCTACACGCTCACCGCAAGCTACGGTGGCGACACCAACTACGACGTCAGCACCTCGTCCGCTGTTACGTTCACCGCAAACAGCACGGCGACCACCAGCACCACCGTGCTCAGTTCAACACCGACCGCGCCGGTAGGGAGCAGCGTTAGCTTCACAGCGGCGGTTACCTCCACGGCCAGCGGGACACCGACGGGAACGGTGACGTTCTACGATGGCAATCCAACTGCGGGCGGAACCCAGCTTGGCACGGGATCGGTAACTGGCGCTCATGCGACGTTCGCGACGAACTCACTTGCGGTCGGTACCCACACCATCTACGCGGTGTATGGAGGCGATACCAACTTCGCCGCATCCACCGGGTCGGTAACACAGGTGATCGTTCAGAAGGTGGCGACGACCACTCAACTTACCTCGTCGGCTGCAACCGCGGCCACTGGCGCGGCGGTTACGTTGACCGCGACTGTCACCGCAGCTACCACGGGCGTCCCCACGGGAACGGTCACCTTCCTGCAGGGCACCACCACGCTCGGAACGGGAACGCTGAACAGCAGCGGCGTCGCGACACTGCAGATCTCCACGCTACCCGTGGGTTCGAACAGCATCGTGGCGAGTTACGGGGGCGATAGCAACTTCCTCGCGTCGAACTCTGCCGCCTACACGCAAACCATCACCGCTGCCACGATCGCCATCTCGGTCAGCCCGACCACGCTGACGGTGACGCACGGCTCCAGCGGCACCGCCACCATCACCGCCACGCCTACGGGCGCGTACTCGGGAGCGCTCTCGTTCAGTTGCGGCACGCTTCCCAGTAACGCTTCCTGCTCTTTCCAACCCGCCACGCTCACGTTCAGCAGTTCGAGCACGGCGCAAACCACCACGCTCACCTTCAGCACGCAGGCGGCAACGCAAGCGCTGCTGCGGCGCGATTCGCTCGGTATGCGACTGACCCAGGTTGTGGCAGCTACGTTGTTCCTGCCACTTGGGCTCGCCGGCTTCGCCTTCCGCCGCCATCGCCTGGGTCTGCTGCTCATGCTGGTAGTGCTTACCACTGCGGTGGCGGGCATCTCCGGCTGTGGTGGCAGCAGTACACCCAGCACTCCAACGACGCCGGTGGGCACCTACACGGTCCCGCTGGTAGTTACGGTGAACGGAACCACCAGTACCACCCCGCTTACGGTGGTGGTGCAGTAA